The following are encoded together in the Candidatus Methylomirabilis oxygeniifera genome:
- a CDS encoding exported protein of unknown function (Evidence 5 : No homology to any previously reported sequences) has protein sequence MKTRTWAVALMLVVLANHSATVAFAGDEPAAGQVAQKAARGAVNAGLGVVLEVPKTVYYGTLEDGPLYGFTVGILEGLSWGIARALTGVYEIVTFPFPIPDGYRPIYQPPYPFEAGKTDLAD, from the coding sequence ATGAAGACACGCACCTGGGCAGTGGCATTGATGTTGGTGGTGCTGGCAAATCATTCGGCAACCGTGGCGTTTGCAGGGGACGAACCTGCTGCCGGTCAGGTGGCTCAGAAGGCGGCCCGCGGGGCGGTGAATGCCGGACTTGGTGTGGTACTTGAAGTACCGAAAACCGTGTATTACGGTACCCTTGAGGACGGACCGTTGTACGGCTTCACGGTCGGGATTCTCGAGGGATTGAGCTGGGGGATCGCTCGAGCGCTCACTGGGGTCTATGAGATCGTCACGTTCCCATTTCCGATCCCGGACGGCTATCGTCCCATTTACCAACCGCCATACCCCTTCGAAGCCGGGAAGACCGACTTGGCTGATTGA
- a CDS encoding conserved exported protein of unknown function (Evidence 4 : Homologs of previously reported genes of unknown function), whose protein sequence is MKQYIALGVIFLLALAGCATPPTPRESGTLGGAAIGAAAGAALGGIAGAPGKGAAIGAAIGAVTGALTGDAVQSEQADRAHGSRYAYAPRPYPPPGGALQIDVTPEDAEIFVDGRRIGLAKELRGPAVVPVAAGQHFVEFHWRGFSVTNHIMVPPQATVPLRRDLGPPVTVLP, encoded by the coding sequence ATGAAACAGTATATTGCGCTAGGCGTGATCTTCCTATTGGCGCTTGCAGGGTGTGCCACGCCCCCGACACCCAGAGAGAGTGGGACGTTGGGGGGCGCTGCGATCGGCGCTGCGGCTGGCGCCGCTCTTGGCGGAATCGCAGGTGCGCCCGGTAAAGGCGCGGCCATCGGCGCTGCGATCGGCGCTGTCACCGGTGCGCTGACTGGCGATGCGGTTCAAAGCGAGCAGGCGGATAGAGCGCATGGTTCCAGATATGCCTATGCGCCCCGGCCATACCCGCCACCTGGTGGCGCTTTGCAGATCGATGTGACGCCGGAGGATGCGGAGATCTTCGTCGATGGCAGGCGAATCGGGCTGGCCAAAGAGCTGCGCGGTCCCGCCGTGGTACCGGTAGCTGCGGGTCAACATTTCGTGGAGTTTCATTGGAGAGGGTTCAGCGTGACGAATCACATCATGGTTCCACCGCAGGCCACAGTGCCCCTCAGACGTGATCTGGGGCCCCCGGTAACGGTCTTGCCCTAG
- a CDS encoding putative 17 kDa surface antigen precursor (Evidence 3 : Function proposed based on presence of conserved amino acid motif, structural feature or limited homology), producing the protein MQKALSLRQGVALLLCLFLVTGGTFGCAAIEEQVKAHPETALGTGIGVAAGMLTGGLIFGNAAGTLVGGLLGGLTGGVIGNVVEARSWDRSATSQRYHYSPTQGTMLRIEAVEAHPAQIRPGDTINLNMRFAVLAPNIQHSVQVSERRQILFNSSPVGNSTLQIQRMGGTWTSSQPLTLPANAATGSYRVIMSVKADGTEATQQTTFTVVR; encoded by the coding sequence ATGCAGAAAGCCCTTTCTCTCAGACAAGGGGTCGCGTTGCTGTTGTGTCTATTCTTGGTTACAGGCGGTACCTTCGGCTGTGCAGCGATCGAAGAGCAGGTAAAGGCACATCCTGAGACGGCTCTTGGCACCGGCATCGGGGTTGCGGCCGGCATGTTGACCGGAGGGTTGATCTTCGGTAATGCCGCCGGGACGCTCGTAGGCGGACTTCTGGGTGGCCTTACAGGCGGCGTTATCGGCAACGTTGTCGAGGCGCGATCGTGGGATCGTTCGGCAACCTCCCAGCGCTACCATTATAGCCCGACACAAGGGACCATGCTCCGAATTGAGGCCGTCGAAGCTCATCCGGCCCAGATCCGCCCAGGCGATACGATCAACCTTAACATGAGGTTTGCCGTGCTTGCTCCGAACATTCAGCACTCCGTTCAAGTCTCAGAGCGTCGACAGATCTTGTTCAATAGTTCACCAGTTGGCAACTCAACCCTGCAAATCCAACGGATGGGTGGAACCTGGACCAGCAGTCAGCCGCTTACCCTCCCTGCAAACGCAGCAACCGGCAGTTATCGGGTGATCATGAGTGTGAAGGCGGATGGCACAGAAGCCACCCAACAGACCACCTTCACTGTTGTCAGGTAA